A single window of Granulicella cerasi DNA harbors:
- a CDS encoding Ig-like domain-containing protein, producing MHLRRTLALIFALATPALFAQKTIRVPADQPTIQAGINATNDGDTVLVDAGIYHESIDFLGKAITLRAATSNPADTVIDASGANIGVRFHSAETRGSVLSGFTVRGAASGIVAENSAPTILNNTVLGNSCSGIVSSYGAADIEGNTVSGTTNANSSCEFKNNAPILLTGVTDSGLAGAGLQTMVVRNFVHDNSMRALATTSESYAAGIGDLGQAAVIRNNIIRDNVSVGTGGGLVVEPIYGSYDTTTPVTIVSGNLITGNSAACGAGGIYVGFFSPDFLDPIKLFIVNNTVVNNTVSNSSCLNVNSGTEVSLYWDSNQIYLLNNIFADTSGATVLHCVGSGIMLPLFGVSGLDVADHNVFYNGSQTSSSIEDACLNSQPFLAASSFAAPGFLSATDFHLLSSSPFVDQGNNTAALYTASTDLDGNPRIASSTSAAAVIDLGAYERPGAANTDSTQTTLSPDMWNYAGGASAKLTVQVSSAFGTPTGVAHITLDGQPLTDGTLDSSGKFVVSVPRLVPGKRVFIATFEGSAGFSPSVSAQVIVAVAKYIPSITLTATPNPSSVGQSVLFQAKITSPEGAILSPLRFHQANDNGGTNVPSDVTGSASFSTTFNTPGSVTYLVSFDGDDTHKSATASVVQQVVDGNATTTTLTSSLNPSVINQNVTFTATVSGSNGSPTGTVTFSDGSTALGTATLANGVATYSSSTLAAGTHSITATYNAISPYASSSASLNQVVQSGYATNATITSSANPSQLGQNVTFSIAVLAGSIAPTGTISLSDNSTPLGTLTLDVYGSAHYSTSTLTRGTHTITAIYNPTGSFAGSTTSIPQVVNGYASSVTAGPIQSGLLAGSSTTFTASVLPAATGAPSAPTGAVTFALDGVSLGSVNINTAGAAAIPSGILHGGSHTLTCSYAGDGLFNPSTCAPTSFAVAQATPTFTLTSSANPAYALAPITYAARLSLNGTLVPDVIVFALDGTPLTSGQVNATGQNQIQQSLSVGNHTLTARSSGDNDVTADTASVAQVVLPNNTSLVLSLASASISEGQDANATVILNDLTGPAAAYGSVTIYDGNTALLTLTAQPAGTSALSAVLMNLSVGTHSISAFYVPSDGNFLGSGSAPVTLVVNPSSIDLTTDPTSISIQTEHHKSLTVTAQSIGVFAGPVTFSCGPNLPRVLTCRFSSAGVTLTAGGKASSTLTLETDAVGNFYADARPAPLSPLRHPITALASLVGLGLLARRRRKLAVLATLLLALTASATLTGCTGKWPDHTPVGTYDIVLTATGTQPNGLQATKSAHLNLTVTP from the coding sequence ATGCATCTGCGCCGTACGCTTGCGCTTATTTTTGCTCTTGCCACGCCTGCGCTTTTCGCGCAGAAGACCATCCGCGTTCCGGCCGATCAGCCCACCATCCAGGCCGGCATCAACGCAACGAACGACGGCGACACCGTGCTGGTGGATGCTGGCATCTATCATGAGTCGATCGACTTTCTGGGCAAGGCAATCACCCTGCGCGCTGCGACGTCGAACCCTGCTGACACCGTCATTGACGCCAGCGGCGCAAACATCGGGGTCAGGTTTCACAGCGCCGAAACCAGAGGGAGTGTCCTCTCCGGCTTCACGGTGCGAGGTGCCGCTAGCGGAATCGTTGCGGAAAACTCCGCTCCCACGATTCTCAATAACACCGTACTCGGGAACTCCTGCAGCGGCATCGTCTCCTCGTACGGCGCGGCAGACATCGAGGGCAATACCGTCTCCGGCACGACGAATGCGAACTCCAGCTGCGAGTTCAAGAACAACGCTCCCATTCTTCTCACTGGCGTCACAGATTCTGGTCTTGCCGGAGCGGGCCTTCAAACCATGGTTGTCCGTAACTTCGTTCACGACAACTCGATGCGCGCGCTTGCCACCACCTCGGAGTCCTATGCTGCTGGCATCGGCGACCTTGGTCAGGCCGCCGTGATTCGGAACAACATCATCCGCGACAACGTTTCCGTAGGAACGGGCGGCGGTCTCGTCGTCGAACCCATCTACGGGAGCTATGACACCACCACGCCGGTAACCATCGTCTCAGGCAATCTCATCACCGGGAACTCAGCAGCCTGCGGTGCTGGAGGTATCTACGTCGGCTTCTTCTCGCCCGACTTCCTTGATCCCATCAAGCTCTTCATCGTCAACAACACCGTCGTCAACAATACCGTCAGCAATAGCTCCTGCCTCAACGTGAACTCGGGCACCGAGGTCTCGCTCTACTGGGATTCCAATCAGATCTACCTGTTGAACAATATCTTTGCTGACACCAGCGGTGCCACCGTGCTTCACTGCGTTGGTTCGGGAATCATGTTGCCGCTCTTTGGCGTGTCCGGGCTCGACGTCGCTGACCATAATGTCTTCTACAACGGCAGCCAGACCAGCTCGTCCATCGAAGACGCCTGCCTCAACTCGCAGCCATTTCTCGCAGCGAGCAGCTTTGCTGCACCAGGCTTCCTTTCGGCGACGGACTTTCATCTCTTGTCGTCGTCTCCCTTCGTCGATCAGGGCAACAACACCGCAGCTCTCTACACCGCGTCTACCGATCTCGACGGGAACCCACGCATCGCTTCATCCACCAGCGCCGCAGCGGTCATCGACCTCGGTGCCTACGAGCGGCCAGGCGCGGCCAACACAGACTCCACGCAAACCACGCTCTCGCCGGACATGTGGAACTACGCGGGCGGAGCCTCCGCCAAGCTCACTGTACAGGTGTCCAGCGCCTTTGGTACGCCCACCGGCGTAGCCCACATTACCCTCGATGGGCAGCCTCTCACTGACGGCACGCTCGACAGCAGCGGAAAATTCGTGGTTTCCGTACCTCGGCTCGTGCCCGGCAAGCGCGTCTTCATCGCCACTTTCGAAGGCTCCGCAGGCTTTAGCCCTTCGGTGTCAGCTCAGGTGATTGTGGCTGTGGCGAAGTACATTCCGAGCATCACGCTTACGGCCACGCCTAATCCGTCCTCAGTCGGACAGAGCGTGCTCTTTCAGGCAAAGATCACCTCGCCAGAGGGAGCCATCCTTTCACCACTCCGCTTTCACCAGGCGAATGACAACGGAGGAACCAACGTGCCCTCCGATGTGACGGGCAGTGCGTCCTTCTCCACCACCTTCAACACGCCCGGAAGCGTCACGTATCTGGTCAGCTTCGATGGCGACGATACCCACAAATCCGCGACGGCCAGCGTCGTGCAGCAAGTTGTCGACGGTAACGCCACGACCACCACGCTGACTTCTTCTTTGAACCCATCGGTCATCAACCAGAACGTCACCTTCACGGCCACTGTCTCCGGCAGCAACGGAAGCCCCACCGGCACCGTCACGTTCTCTGACGGCAGTACCGCGCTCGGCACGGCGACTCTGGCGAACGGCGTCGCCACGTACTCATCGTCGACGCTCGCTGCCGGCACGCACAGCATCACCGCGACGTACAACGCCATCTCGCCCTACGCGTCCAGCAGCGCAAGCCTCAACCAGGTCGTGCAATCGGGCTACGCGACCAACGCCACCATCACCTCTTCGGCCAACCCCTCGCAGCTCGGGCAGAACGTCACCTTCAGCATCGCCGTACTTGCAGGCTCGATCGCTCCCACCGGTACGATCTCGCTCTCCGATAACTCGACGCCGCTCGGCACCCTGACGCTCGACGTTTACGGCAGCGCCCATTACAGCACCTCGACACTGACGCGCGGAACCCACACCATCACCGCCATCTATAACCCGACAGGAAGTTTTGCCGGTTCCACCACGAGCATTCCGCAGGTGGTGAACGGCTACGCCAGCAGCGTCACCGCCGGCCCCATCCAGTCGGGACTCCTCGCCGGCAGCAGCACGACCTTCACCGCGAGCGTCCTTCCCGCCGCCACCGGAGCACCGAGCGCGCCCACCGGCGCGGTCACCTTCGCGCTCGACGGCGTCTCGCTCGGTTCGGTCAACATCAATACCGCGGGAGCGGCGGCGATCCCGTCCGGCATCCTCCACGGCGGCTCGCATACGCTTACCTGCAGCTACGCGGGTGACGGCCTCTTTAACCCCTCCACCTGCGCGCCGACGAGCTTCGCCGTCGCGCAAGCCACCCCGACCTTTACGCTCACGTCGTCGGCGAACCCTGCATACGCTCTCGCACCCATCACCTACGCGGCACGCCTCAGTCTCAACGGCACGCTCGTGCCCGATGTCATCGTCTTCGCGCTCGACGGTACGCCGTTGACCAGCGGACAGGTCAACGCCACCGGTCAGAACCAGATCCAGCAGTCGCTCTCGGTCGGCAACCACACGCTCACCGCCCGCAGCTCCGGGGACAACGACGTCACTGCGGACACGGCATCGGTCGCTCAGGTGGTTCTGCCCAACAACACCTCGCTCGTCCTCAGCCTCGCGAGCGCCTCGATCAGCGAAGGCCAGGACGCCAACGCGACCGTTATTCTCAACGACCTTACCGGCCCCGCAGCCGCCTATGGCTCCGTCACGATCTATGACGGCAACACCGCTCTCCTCACGCTGACGGCACAGCCCGCGGGGACATCCGCACTCAGCGCGGTCCTGATGAACCTCTCCGTCGGCACTCACTCGATCAGCGCCTTCTACGTGCCGAGCGACGGAAACTTCCTGGGCAGCGGCTCCGCGCCGGTCACGCTCGTGGTCAACCCCTCCAGCATCGACCTCACGACGGACCCCACCAGCATCAGCATCCAGACCGAGCACCACAAATCGCTCACCGTCACTGCTCAGTCCATTGGCGTCTTCGCGGGTCCGGTGACGTTCTCCTGTGGTCCTAATCTGCCGCGCGTCCTCACCTGCCGCTTCTCATCTGCAGGCGTCACGCTGACCGCTGGCGGTAAGGCATCCTCTACTCTCACGCTGGAGACCGACGCCGTCGGCAACTTCTACGCCGATGCCCGCCCCGCGCCGCTTTCGCCTCTGCGCCACCCGATCACGGCCCTGGCATCTCTCGTCGGGCTCGGCCTGCTCGCCCGCCGGCGCCGGAAACTCGCCGTCCTCGCAACGCTCCTGCTCGCGCTGACGGCCTCGGCGACGCTGACCGGCTGCACCGGCAAATGGCCAGACCACACCCCTGTCGGCACCTACGACATCGTCCTGACAGCCACCGGCACCCAGCCAAACGGTCTCCAGGCGACGAAGTCCGCCCACCTTAACCTCACAGTCACCCCCTAA
- a CDS encoding Ig-like domain repeat protein, with amino-acid sequence MKNIFFRTLSAAALSVLTLPAFAQKTITVAAGQSAQAAIDSASTGDTVQLDPSGTFTEHLTIIGKSITLDGGSASTGSLPGAILKPSNTGPAISISGAAASATVISHLNIQGGGLPANSGGVHGVISITNASPSIQYDRIGGYCAGVLATNSNVAVAWTLISGTLSSGCPSEEGTGSAIVISGADPNAAKTAAILGNILTANVNSLQYSGDKGGGAAINITNQTRVDIDRNVIDNNKSAGYGGAIYTASTPSLYISNNIIYSNTGLSGGLDLVIPGSSVGDVQGVLINNTIAYNTATSSNAGSDVYIGGNLAQYQMVNNIIVGNGNGQYAVNCGSTYAGQTITPLVLDHNDFYSVPSSGNKPIGGACTSPTGTFGNISADPLFADVSSTALSNGQASFQLQQGSPAIDTGNNSGLPISGSDFWGAERYFDATSKGYAVIDMGGYEYGAFLTTNVFTGPQLVLEPSTWTPTVGASVTLNAYFGQISTSGTGVITFYEDGTSIGTGTIVPATSTAPAIATFTVSSLAAGTHNFTATWPGDSNFKLPLQAVYINLLASAANATATSTTLTSSLNPSNVGDSVTLTAKIAALTGSSTPTGKVYFIDGANSLGNATVDSTGSASVTVSNFTAGTHSITAAFVASGSFGGSTGSLTQVVNPAALIPTTSANNLLITPIFAGKTTPLEVLVTSTSSTSTIAPTGTVTFLDGSGRTIGSAAVTAVGTTMAKADITSPVLVGGANDFSCVYSGDSVYSGSTCPTWTITATAATSALTFVLNNAAPRALTAFTGTAHLTANGQPVSGATITTSTGGSAVTNANGDATLTFSLAAGPYTITASVAATTSYTAAQAGASVTVLKNDTSGTLIATPTTAYETQTVDVVATLADLTGTPSPSGSIVLMEGSTNIAGANLPAAVLTSNTTTVDIPLNTLSVGTHTLTVTYLPDTNSNAPATTIGPVTITVLPSSFTVATDPTSISIQTEHHKSLNVIVSSVGSFSGNVQLACATPLPPVLTCTFGQSTVNVAQSSTASTSLKLETDAVPNFYASSTQRTPWPQNRVPVFAITGLFATVALARRRRHIRNLMFALAACALFTTISGCSGHYPDHTPPGTYDIVITATGTQASGAKITQTTHLALTVTP; translated from the coding sequence ATGAAAAATATTTTTTTCCGCACCCTGTCTGCTGCAGCACTTTCGGTCTTGACTCTGCCTGCGTTCGCGCAGAAGACCATCACGGTGGCAGCAGGGCAAAGCGCACAAGCAGCCATTGACTCCGCTTCGACGGGCGATACCGTTCAGTTGGATCCTAGCGGTACCTTTACCGAGCACCTCACCATCATCGGCAAGAGCATCACTCTCGATGGTGGCAGTGCGTCTACGGGCTCATTGCCTGGAGCCATTCTCAAGCCATCCAACACCGGCCCAGCCATCAGCATCTCCGGAGCAGCAGCTTCTGCCACGGTCATTTCGCACCTGAACATTCAAGGCGGTGGACTTCCTGCCAATAGCGGTGGTGTGCATGGCGTGATATCCATCACCAACGCTTCGCCGAGCATTCAATACGACCGCATCGGCGGCTATTGTGCTGGCGTGCTGGCGACGAACTCCAACGTCGCCGTAGCCTGGACGCTCATCAGCGGAACACTCTCGTCAGGCTGCCCCAGCGAAGAAGGCACTGGCAGTGCGATCGTGATTTCCGGCGCAGATCCAAACGCAGCGAAGACGGCGGCGATATTAGGAAACATCCTCACGGCGAATGTGAACTCGCTGCAGTACAGCGGAGACAAAGGCGGTGGCGCCGCCATCAATATCACCAACCAGACGCGGGTTGATATTGACCGCAATGTGATCGACAACAACAAGTCTGCGGGATATGGCGGCGCGATTTACACGGCCTCTACTCCATCGCTCTATATCTCCAACAACATCATCTACAGCAACACAGGACTTTCGGGTGGTCTTGATCTCGTCATCCCGGGCTCATCGGTGGGCGATGTGCAGGGTGTGCTCATCAACAACACGATTGCGTACAACACTGCCACGAGTTCCAATGCTGGCTCCGACGTCTATATCGGTGGCAACCTCGCGCAATACCAGATGGTCAACAACATCATCGTTGGCAACGGTAATGGGCAGTACGCTGTGAACTGCGGCTCAACATACGCGGGCCAGACCATCACCCCGCTTGTTCTCGATCACAACGACTTCTACTCCGTGCCTTCGAGCGGTAACAAGCCCATTGGTGGAGCTTGCACCAGCCCTACGGGTACCTTCGGCAACATCTCAGCGGACCCGCTTTTCGCAGATGTTTCGAGCACCGCACTTTCCAATGGACAAGCGAGCTTCCAACTTCAACAAGGCTCACCCGCGATCGACACGGGCAACAACTCCGGCCTTCCGATTTCAGGCTCAGACTTCTGGGGAGCTGAGCGCTATTTCGACGCCACCTCAAAGGGATACGCTGTCATTGACATGGGCGGCTACGAATATGGCGCATTCCTTACAACGAATGTCTTCACGGGGCCGCAGTTGGTGCTTGAACCTTCAACGTGGACACCCACCGTTGGCGCCTCCGTCACGCTGAACGCATACTTCGGCCAAATCAGTACCTCGGGCACTGGCGTCATTACGTTCTATGAGGACGGCACCAGCATCGGCACGGGGACGATTGTCCCTGCGACTTCGACGGCACCCGCTATTGCAACCTTCACCGTTTCAAGTCTGGCTGCAGGTACTCACAACTTCACGGCCACCTGGCCCGGTGACTCTAACTTCAAATTACCACTGCAAGCTGTCTATATCAACCTCCTCGCCTCCGCAGCAAACGCCACCGCGACCAGCACCACGCTGACCTCTTCGCTCAACCCCTCAAACGTTGGCGACAGCGTCACGCTCACCGCGAAAATCGCGGCGCTTACCGGGAGCTCGACGCCCACGGGCAAGGTCTACTTCATCGACGGCGCGAACTCGCTCGGCAATGCCACGGTGGACTCTACTGGCTCGGCCTCGGTTACCGTCAGCAACTTCACCGCAGGCACGCACAGCATCACCGCAGCGTTTGTCGCGTCGGGCAGTTTTGGCGGGTCAACCGGCTCGCTCACGCAGGTGGTCAACCCCGCTGCGCTGATACCGACAACGTCAGCTAACAACCTGCTCATCACGCCGATCTTTGCAGGGAAGACGACACCGCTCGAAGTGCTGGTGACCAGCACGTCGAGCACCTCAACCATCGCTCCTACAGGTACCGTGACCTTCCTGGACGGAAGCGGCAGAACCATCGGTAGCGCAGCGGTTACGGCCGTTGGCACAACCATGGCCAAGGCCGACATCACGAGCCCGGTTCTTGTTGGTGGAGCGAACGATTTCAGCTGCGTTTACTCCGGTGACAGCGTCTACAGCGGCAGCACGTGCCCGACATGGACCATTACCGCCACGGCCGCTACCTCCGCGCTCACCTTCGTGCTGAACAACGCAGCGCCGCGTGCCCTGACCGCTTTCACGGGTACCGCGCACCTCACCGCGAACGGCCAACCCGTCTCCGGCGCCACCATCACCACGAGCACCGGCGGCTCCGCGGTCACGAACGCGAACGGCGATGCCACGCTCACCTTCTCGCTCGCAGCCGGACCGTACACCATCACCGCCTCCGTTGCTGCGACGACCAGCTATACCGCTGCGCAAGCCGGTGCCTCCGTCACTGTGCTGAAGAACGATACCAGCGGCACACTGATCGCTACACCCACCACGGCCTACGAGACGCAGACGGTGGACGTTGTCGCCACGCTCGCTGACCTCACCGGCACGCCTTCGCCCAGCGGCTCCATCGTGCTCATGGAGGGCTCGACAAATATCGCTGGCGCAAACCTGCCCGCAGCGGTGCTCACCTCCAACACCACCACCGTCGACATCCCGCTGAACACGCTCAGCGTTGGCACACACACGCTTACCGTGACCTATCTGCCGGACACCAACTCGAACGCCCCGGCGACCACCATCGGCCCGGTAACGATCACGGTGTTGCCGTCGAGCTTCACCGTCGCCACGGACCCCACCAGCATCAGCATCCAGACCGAGCACCACAAATCGCTGAACGTGATCGTGAGCTCTGTCGGCAGCTTCTCGGGCAATGTGCAGCTTGCCTGCGCCACACCGCTGCCACCGGTGCTTACCTGCACCTTCGGCCAGTCCACCGTGAACGTCGCGCAGAGTTCCACCGCGTCCACGTCGCTGAAGCTCGAAACCGACGCGGTTCCCAACTTCTACGCCAGCAGCACACAGCGCACACCGTGGCCACAGAACCGCGTGCCGGTCTTCGCGATCACTGGCCTTTTTGCGACCGTCGCCCTCGCGCGCCGTCGTCGCCATATCAGGAACCTGATGTTCGCGCTTGCGGCCTGCGCCTTGTTCACGACCATCAGCGGATGCTCCGGCCACTACCCGGACCACACGCCGCCAGGCACCTACGACATCGTGATCACCGCCACAGGGACACAGGCCAGCGGCGCGAAGATCACGCAGACCACGCACCTCGCGCTGACGGTGACGCCGTAG
- the nadD gene encoding nicotinate (nicotinamide) nucleotide adenylyltransferase: MPPAHITPAPRIGFFGGTFDPPHLGHLAVARAAADRFSLDEVLLAPVAHQPLKTAASSASFADRLAMASLMAEADARFSVSDVDAEQQDGRPNYTVDTLARLRGRVTEQTRLFVIVGADSLRDLPRWHDPPRLLALAELIAVSRPGEDLSAALSKLRAAFGEELFAEMEPRIHCIEGVEQPVSATTLRHDLANNDAAASEWLLPGVLQYIQAHHLYGNEA; the protein is encoded by the coding sequence ATGCCTCCAGCTCACATAACACCGGCGCCGCGCATTGGTTTCTTCGGCGGCACATTTGACCCTCCGCACCTCGGACATCTCGCGGTAGCGCGCGCCGCTGCTGATCGCTTCTCGTTGGACGAGGTTCTGCTGGCACCCGTGGCGCATCAGCCGCTGAAGACGGCCGCGTCGTCCGCGAGCTTCGCCGATCGGTTAGCGATGGCCTCGCTGATGGCCGAGGCAGACGCGCGATTCAGCGTGAGCGACGTGGATGCGGAACAGCAGGATGGTCGCCCGAACTACACCGTGGACACGCTGGCACGGCTCCGCGGGCGCGTGACGGAGCAGACGAGGTTGTTTGTGATCGTCGGCGCAGATTCCCTGCGCGATCTGCCGCGGTGGCATGATCCGCCTCGTCTATTGGCGCTCGCCGAGTTGATTGCAGTGAGCCGGCCCGGAGAAGATTTGTCGGCTGCACTGAGCAAACTGCGCGCCGCGTTTGGCGAAGAGCTGTTTGCCGAAATGGAGCCACGGATCCATTGCATCGAAGGGGTTGAGCAGCCCGTAAGTGCGACGACATTGCGACATGATTTAGCCAACAACGATGCTGCCGCCAGCGAGTGGCTCTTGCCGGGGGTTTTGCAGTACATCCAGGCGCATCATCTCTACGGAAACGAAGCCTAA
- the rsfS gene encoding ribosome silencing factor gives MASSETNEMLAVAAAACEDKKAEDIRILALDPSESGLTDYFLICNGTNERQNVAIADEIELQLKKKFGAYANSVEGRRQAEWILLDYVDFIVHIFSPEKRAFYGLERLRKTATTLSLDDLNAELKKQITATRKAAPVKSAATPMKSAAAPAKKAATKTVAKTTVAKKSTKSPAEKAVVKKPVAKKAAVKSARKS, from the coding sequence ATGGCCAGTTCAGAGACCAACGAGATGCTTGCCGTAGCAGCGGCCGCGTGCGAAGACAAGAAGGCGGAGGACATTCGCATCCTCGCATTGGACCCGTCGGAGAGCGGCCTGACGGATTACTTTCTGATCTGCAATGGCACGAATGAGCGCCAGAATGTGGCGATCGCCGATGAGATTGAGCTGCAGCTCAAGAAGAAGTTTGGCGCGTATGCCAACTCCGTAGAGGGCCGCCGACAGGCTGAGTGGATCCTGCTCGATTATGTCGACTTCATCGTCCACATCTTCTCGCCGGAGAAGCGTGCGTTCTATGGCCTCGAGCGCTTGCGCAAAACGGCAACGACGTTGAGCTTGGACGATCTGAACGCAGAGCTCAAGAAGCAGATCACCGCAACACGTAAGGCTGCGCCGGTGAAGTCTGCGGCGACCCCGATGAAGTCGGCAGCTGCTCCCGCGAAGAAGGCGGCGACGAAGACCGTCGCGAAGACGACAGTCGCCAAGAAGTCGACGAAGTCACCCGCAGAGAAGGCGGTCGTCAAGAAGCCTGTTGCCAAGAAAGCTGCAGTGAAGAGCGCCAGGAAGTCTTAG
- a CDS encoding 23S rRNA (pseudouridine(1915)-N(3))-methyltransferase RlmH: MKLLLAVITPKGLRQPEARSLVQMYMKRATPYLRTELLELPTEAAFVELLSKRNGRTAPYAVLGDSRGKAVTSEDLAASIETAALAGASEWLFGIGPANGWSSDTLAQAKLTVSFGRITLAHELATVVAAEQMYRALTIRAGHPYHVGH, translated from the coding sequence ATGAAGCTCCTGCTTGCAGTGATTACACCGAAGGGTCTCCGTCAACCGGAGGCCCGTTCGCTTGTGCAGATGTATATGAAACGGGCGACGCCGTATCTGCGAACGGAGTTGCTGGAGCTACCCACCGAGGCCGCGTTTGTCGAACTGCTGAGCAAACGAAACGGGCGGACTGCGCCCTATGCGGTGTTAGGTGATAGCCGCGGCAAGGCTGTGACCTCCGAAGATCTCGCAGCCTCGATTGAGACCGCGGCGCTTGCGGGTGCCAGCGAGTGGCTCTTCGGCATCGGCCCCGCCAACGGCTGGAGCTCCGATACTCTGGCACAGGCAAAACTGACAGTAAGCTTCGGCCGCATCACGCTGGCACACGAACTGGCGACAGTGGTAGCCGCAGAACAAATGTACCGCGCCCTGACCATCCGCGCCGGACACCCTTACCACGTCGGGCATTGA